One Meles meles chromosome 11, mMelMel3.1 paternal haplotype, whole genome shotgun sequence DNA segment encodes these proteins:
- the LOC123953312 gene encoding tubulin beta chain-like codes for MREIVHIQAGQCGNQIGAKFWEVISDEHDIGPTGTYHGDSDLQLDRISVYYNEATGGKYVPRAILVDLEPGTMDSVRSGPFGQIFRPDNFVFGQSGAGNNWAKGHYTEGAELVDSILDVVRKEAESCDYLQGFQLTHSLGGGTGSGMGTLLISKIREEYPDRMMNTFSVVPSPKVSDTVVEPYNATLSIYQLVENTDETYCIDNEALYDICFRTLKLTTPTYRDLHHLVSATMSGVTTCLHFPGQLNADLRKLAINMVPFPRLHFFMPGFAPLTSHGSQQYRALTVPELTQQVFDAKNMMAACDPRHGRYLTVAAVFCGHTSMKEVDEQMLNVQNKNSSYFVEWIPNNVKTAVCDIPPRGLTMAVTFIGNSTAIQELFKHISEQFTAMFRCKAFIHWYTGEGMDEMEFTEAESNMNDLVSEYQQYQDATAEEEEYFGEEAEEEA; via the coding sequence atgaGGGAAATCGTGCACATCCAGGCCGGTCAGTGTGGCAACCAGATTGGTGCCAAGTTCTGGGAGGTAATCAGTGATGAACACGACATCGGCCCCACCGGAACCTACCACGGTGACAGCGACCTGCAGCTGGATCGCATCTCCGTGTACTACAATGAAGCTACAGGTGGCAAATATGTTCCTCGTGCTATCTTGGTGGATCTAGAACCCGGGACCATGGACTCTGTTCGCTCAGGTCCTTTTGGGCAGATATTCAGACCAGACAACTTTGTTTTTGGTCAATCTGGGGCAGGCAACAACTGGGCCAAAGGCCACTATACAGAGGGGGCTGAGCTGGTTGACTCAATCCTGGATGTGGTAAGGAAGGAGGCGGAGAGCTGTGACTATCTACAGGGCTTCCAGCTGACCCACTCACTGGGTGGGGGCACGGGCTCTGGAATGGGCACCTTGCTCATCAGCAAGATCCGAGAAGAGTATCCTGACCGCATGATGAACACCTTCAGTGTGGTACCCTCACCCAAAGTGTCTGACACTGTGGTCGAGCCCTACAATGCCACCCTCTCCATCTATCAGTTGGTAGAGAACACAGATGAGACCTACTGCATTGACAACGAGGCCCTTTATGACATCTGCTTCCGCACTCTCAAGCTGACCACGCCAACCTACAGAGACCTGCACCACCTCGTCTCAGCCACCATGAGTGGTGTCACCACCTGCCTCCACTTCCCTGGTCAACTCAATGCTGACCTCCGGAAGCTAGCCATCAACATGGTGCCCTTCCCACGGCTCCACTTCTTCATGCCTGGCTTTGCACCTCTGACCAGCCATGGAAGCCAGCAGTATCGGGCCCTCACTGTGCCTGAACTCACTCAGCAGGTCTTTGATGCCAAGAACATGATGGCTGCCTGTGACCCCCGCCATGGCCGTTACCTCACTGTGGCTGCTGTCTTCTGCGGCCACACGTCCATGAAGGAGGTAGATGAGCAGATGCTCAACGTGCAGAACAAGAATAGCAGCTATTTCGTGGAGTGGATCCCCAACAACGTCAAGACAGCAGTCTGCGATATCCCACCTCGTGGCCTCACGATGGCAGTCACCTTCATTGGAAATAGCACAGCCATCCAGGAGCTCTTCAAGCACATCTCAGAGCAGTTCACGGCCATGTTCCGGTGCAAGGCCTTCATCCACTGGTACACAGGTGAGGGTATGGACGAGATGGAATTCACCGAAGCTGAGAGCAACATGAATGACCTTGTCTCCGAGTACCAGCAGTACCAGGATGCCACCGCAGAAGAGGAGGAGTATTTCGGTGAGGAGGCCGAAGAGGAGGCCTAA